One window of Quercus robur chromosome 12, dhQueRobu3.1, whole genome shotgun sequence genomic DNA carries:
- the LOC126707917 gene encoding uncharacterized protein LOC126707917, giving the protein MEGQESTSKKDERKTQISQGKSDGIGGVLVLGGALALASLIAIFTIKNRRRDAKKKPEVHKGVSNKSNGNFRRKKEDERREGLRFFSIDAPSTTRDSRHGTSEISVIHIDDPSELLVDTKSLILEEKPMTEISDKKESTLSGHQESSLLAPGSPILIEEKDDEDEECAMEKGEEISKGTGDSSMESNDEVWPAELIKEELSEGLNKSNGSIIFQNPEETNEEEDNTAKTEEYGSSSSCDDCDCDIFDDNSAENETTEELVMVNKQPARSSKMRFWIFSMLLLVLLMLLLSLNHHKAISYYQLYLDSSIIRGV; this is encoded by the exons atggagGGGCAAGAGAGCACAAGCAAGAAAGATGAGAGGAAGACCCAGATTAGCCAAGGCAAAAGTGATGGTATTGGAGGGGTGCTCGTGTTGGGAGGTGCCTTGGCTCTTGCAAGTTTGATAGCAATTTTTACAATCAAGAATAGAAGAAGGGATGCCAAGAAGAAGCCAGAAGTACACAAAGGTGTGTCAAACAAATCAAATGGAAACTTCAGACgcaaaaaagaagatgaaagaagAGAAGGCTTGCGCTTTTTCTCAATAGATGCACCTTCAACCACTCGTGATTCACG TCATGGAACGTCTGAGATAAGTGTTATCCATATTGATGATCCCAGCGAGTTATTGGTCGATACCAAAAGTTTGATCCTG gaGGAGAAACCTATGACTGAAATCAGTGATAAAAAAGAGAGTACTTTGAGTGGTCACCAAGAATCTTCACTGTTGGCACCGGGGAGTCCCATTTTgattgaagagaaagatgacgAGGATGAGGAATGTGCCATGGAGAAAGGCGAGGAAATCTCCAAAGGTACAGGAGACTCTTCCATGGAATCAAATGATGAAGTTTGGCCAGCAGAGTTGATAAAAGAAGAATTATCAGAAGGattaaacaaatcaaatgggagtatcatttttcaaaatcctgAAGAGACTAATGAGGAAGAAGATAACACAGCCAAAACAGAAGAGTATGGCTCCTCTAGTAGCTGCGATGACTGTGACTGTGATATCTTCGACGATAATAGTGCCGAGAATGAAACCACCGAAGAACTAGTTATGGTGAACAAGCAGCCAGCACGCTCATCAAAGATGAGATTTTGGATTTTCTCAATGTTATTGCTCGTGCTGCTGATGCTGTTACTTTCTCTCAACCATCATAAAGCCATTTCTTATTATCAACTTTATCTTGATTCTTCCATTATCCGTGGAGTTTAG
- the LOC126708162 gene encoding protein SEED AND ROOT HAIR PROTECTIVE PROTEIN-like: IKPDYNIPTSEYKPTLTKPDYKKTKPEGNYKSYLPKIPYYQTPKQEGKDEILPTIIGIQGLVLCKAGSKYFALKGAVARITCVAVDDKGYETAPFSILSNGCDANGYFFATLSPYSSLLNNKKIKECKAFLDYSPLDTCKVPTDVNHGISGGLLSSYRVLNEKNIKLYSVGHFFYTSETQSVPNGY, from the exons ATTAAACCAGACTATAACATACCAACATCCGAATATAAACCCACTCTCACTAAACCAGACtataagaaaaccaaacccgAAGGAAATTATAAGTCTTATCTCCCCAAAATACCATATTATCAGACACCAAAGCAAGAAGGAAAGGATGAGATACTCCCAACAATCATTGGTATTCAAGGGCTTGTTTTATGTAAAGCAGGCTCCAAGTACTTCGCGCTTAAAG GAGCTGTGGCAAGAATAACATGTGTAGCTGTTGATGATAAGGGGTACGAGACAGCTCCTTTCTCAATATTGAGTAATGGATGTGATGCAAATGGCTACTTCTTCGCAACATTGTCTCCTTATTCAAGCCTCCTGAATAATAAGAAGATTAAGGAATGCAAGGCATTCTTAGATTATTCTCCTCTGGATACCTGTAAAGTTCCTACCGATGTTAATCATGGTATTAGTGGTGGTCTCCTTTCTTCTTACCGCGTCCTCAAcgaaaagaatataaaattatacTCCGTTGGGCATTTCTTCTACACCTCAGAGACTCAGTCGGTCCCTAATGGTTACTAG
- the LOC126708163 gene encoding protein SEED AND ROOT HAIR PROTECTIVE PROTEIN-like, producing the protein MTRTNIGKSLIRAFNASNSYQLVGRPLKPHKNPYSSLETPNVEKEDLLSPVIGIQGLVYCKSGPKLIPLEGAVARITCLAVDMHGFEAVPFSFLSEACDPKGYFFATLSPSEVEDNRKLKECRAFLELSPSETCNVPTDVNKGISGALLGSYRLLSDKKMKLYTVGPFFFTPEPKSISNGY; encoded by the exons ATGACACGGACGAACATAGGCAAGTCATTGATAAGAGCATTCAATGCCTCGAACAGTTACCAATTAGTTGGCAGACCGTTGAAGCCTCATAAAAACCCATATTCATCCCTTGAGACACCAAATGTAGAAAAAGAAGACCTTCTCTCCCCAGTTATAGGCATCCAAGGGCTTGTTTATTGCAAATCCGGGCCTAAACTCATCCCTCTTGAAG GTGCCGTGGCAAGGATAACATGTCTGGCAGTCGATATGCATGGGTTCGAGGCAGTTCCTTTCTCCTTCTTGAGTGAAGCATGTGATCCAAAAGGATACTTCTTCGCAACTTTGTCTCCTTCAGAGGTCGAAGATAATAGGAAGCTTAAGGAGTGCAGGGCTTTCCTTGAGCTCTCTCCATCAGAGACTTGTAATGTTCCAACAGATGTAAACAAAGGGATTAGTGGTGCTCTCCTTGGTTCTTACCGCCTCCTCAGTGACAAGAAGATGAAATTGTACACTGTGGGGCCTTTCTTTTTCACTCCGGAGCCAAAATCAATATCTAATGGTTACTAA
- the LOC126707916 gene encoding putative GTP diphosphokinase RSH1, chloroplastic isoform X2: protein MASASSMSVSVECVNLCKFSKWDGSGRYDCSFLSCAWKAPRVLTGFLASTAHPPQCSLLSHCRNGRRSRNNSRCEVCDTRGCYSSEASEFVLLRKLIKPSMLHAACKRWRMCCSSPHSSDVFSEFSPERLWEDLKPSISYLSPKELELVHKALKLAFEAHDGQKRRSGEPFIIHPVEVARILGELELDWESVAAGLLHDTVEDTNVVTFERIEEEFGTTVRRIVEGETKVSKLGKLKYKNESDSVQDVKADDLHQMFLAMTEEVRVIIVKLADRLHNMRTLSHMPPRKQSSIAVETLQVFAPLAKLLGMYQIKSELENLSFMYTNAEDYAKVKRRVAELYKDHEKELVEANKILMEKIENDQFLNLMTVKTEVRSVCKEPYSIYRAVLKSKGSINEINQIAQLRIIIKPKSCVGVGPLCSPQQICYHVLGLVHGVWTPIPRAVKDYIATPKPNGYQSLHTTVIPFLYESMFRIEVQIRTEEMNLIAERGIAAHYSGRVFVNGLVGRAMPNGRSSRGKTVSLSNANIALRIGWLNAIREWQEEFVGNMSSREFVDTITRDLLGSRVFVFTPRGEIKNLPKGATVIDYAYMIHTDIGNKMVAAKVNGNLVSPTHVLANAEVVEIITYDALSSKSAFQRHKQWLQHAKTRSARHKIMKFLREQAALSAAEITADTVIDFIADSEEESEAEELPDPSKASKPMWEKILMNVVGVSSPEGKNGSIWVPKVNGKHSKHVQHASLKVKGELFSEVNGVAKIIQANIPMYKEVLPGLESWQASKIASWHNHEGHSIQWFCVVCIDRRGMLAEVTTVLSVAGITICSCVAEIDGGRGMAVMLYHVEGNLECLVNACSSIDLILGVLGWSTGCSWPSSIETSQFLEC from the exons ATGGCCTCTGCTTCTTCCATGTCAG TTTCAGTAGAATGCGTAAACTTGTGTAAGTTTTCAAAGTGGGATGGGAGTGGAAGATATGATTGTAGCTTTCTATCGTGTGCGTGGAAAGCGCCGAGGGTCTTGACCGGGTTCCTTGCAAGTACAGCTCATCCACCTCAGTGTTCCTTGTTGTCTCACTGTCGAAATGGAAGAAGAAGCCGGAATAATTCT AGATGTGAAGTCTGTGATACTAGAGGTTGTTATTCTAGTGAAGCTTCGGAATTTGTTCTTCTTCGAAAACTCATAAAACCAAGCATGCTTCATGCTGCTTGTAAAAGGTGGCGCATGTGTTGTTCTTCACCCCACTCTTCAGATGTGTTCAGTGAGTTTTCTCCAGAAAGGTTGTGGGAG GATCTTAAACCTAGTATTTCATACCTTTCACCTAAAGAACTAGAATTGGTCCATAAAGCTCTTAAG CTGGCTTTTGAGGCTCATGATGGCCAAAAAAGACGCAGTGGAGAGCCCTTCATCATTCATCCCGTTGAAGTTGCTCGTATACTAGGAGAACTT GAATTGGATTGGGAGTCTGTTGCTGCTGGATTATTGCATGACACAGTTGAGGATACAAATGTTGTTACTTTTGAAAGGATAGAGGAGGAGTTTGGTACTACTGTGCGTCGCATTGTAGAAGGAGAGACTAAG GTATCTAAATTGGGAAAACTGAAGTACAAGAATGAAAGTGATTCCGTACAAGATGTAAAAGCTGATGACCTGCATCAGATGTTTCTTGCCATGACAGAGGAG GTCCGTGTTATCATTGTCAAACTAGCTGACAGATTACATAACATGCGAACTCTTTCTCACATGCCCCCACGTAAGCAG TCCAGCATAGCAGTGGAAACTTTGCAGGTCTTTGCTCCTCTAGCGAAGTTGCTTGGGATGTACCAAATCAAG TCAGAACTTGAAAATCTATCCTTCATGTACACAAATGCTGAAGATTATGCTAAAGTTAAGAGAAGAGTTGCAGAACTCTATAAAGATCACGAGAAAGAACTTGTGGAG GCCAACAAAATTTTGATGGAGAAGATTGAGAATGATCAGTTCTTAAACCTTATGACCGTGAAAACTGAAGTTCGCTCTGTGTGTAAGGAGCCATACAG TATCTATAGAGCTGTCCTCAAATCTAAAGGCTCTATCAATGAGATTAATCAAATTGCACAG CTTCGTATTATCATAAAACCAAAGTCGTGTGTTGGAGTTGGGCCTTTATGCAGTCCACAGCAG ATTTGCTACCATGTTCTTGGGTTGGTCCATGGAGTCTGGACCCCTATTCCTCGAGCT GTCAAAGACTATATAGCAACCCCAAAGCCTAATGGCTATCAAAGTCTCCACACAACAGTGATTCCTTTTCTGTATGAGAGCATGTTTAGGATAGAAGTTCAG ATAAGAACTGAAGAGATGAACCTTATAGCTGAAAGAGGCATTGCTGCTCATTATAGTGGGAGAGTATTTGTTAATGGTTTAGTTGGACGTGCGATGCCTAATGGCAGAAGCTCTAGAGGAAAGACTGTCTCTCTTTCCAATGCAAACATTGCTCTCAGG ATTGGCTGGCTCAATGCAATCAGAGAATGGCAAGAGGAGTTTGTGGGCAACATGAGCTCTAGGGAATTTGTTGACACTATCACTAGAGATCTGTTAGGTAGCCGTGTCTTTGTGTTTACACCAAGGGGAGAG ATTAAAAACCTACCTAAGGGGGCAACTGTTATTGACTATGCATATATGATACACACTGATATTGGCAACAAGATGGTGGCTGCAAAG GTCAATGGTAATCTTGTTTCTCCTACGCATGTGCTTGCAAATGCGGAAGTTGTGGAGATAATCACATATGAT GCACTCTCGAGCAAATCAGCTTTCCAGAGGCATAAGCAATGGTTGCAGCATGCTAAGACACGTAGTGCCAGACACAAAATTATGAAA TTTTTAAGGGAGCAAGCTGCACTATCTGCTGCTGAGATAACAGCAGATACTGTAATTGATTTCATTGCTGATTCTGAAGAGGAGAGTGAAGCAGAAGAGCTCCCAGATCCTTCCAAGGCAAGCAAACCAATGTGGGAGAAAATCCTTATGAATGTTGTGGGAGTGTCATCCCCAGAGGGAAAAAATGGAAGTATTTGGGTCCCCAAGGTCAATGGAAAACATAGTAAGCATGTGCAGCATGCAAGTTTGAAGGTTAAAGGGGAGTTATTCTCAGAGGTAAATGGTGTTGCCAAGATAATACAAGCAAACATTCCAATGTACAAAGAAGTCTTGCCTGGTTTGGAAAGTTGGCAAGCCAGCAAGATTGCCTCTTGGCACAATCATGAAGGGCACTCAATCCAATGGTTTTGTGTGGTGTGCATAGATCGAAGAG GCATGCTGGCCGAGGTCACAACAGTATTGTCAGTTGCAGGCATTACTATATGTTCTTGTGTG GCTGAGATTGATGGAGGAAGGGGAATGGCTGTCATGTTATATCATGTTGAAGGAAACCTGGAATGTTTG GTAAATGCTTGCTCAAGCATAGATCTAATTCTTGGTGTTTTGGGATGGTCTACGGGTTGCAGCTGGCCAAGCTCAATAGAAACCAGCCAATTTCTCGAGTGCTAA
- the LOC126707916 gene encoding putative GTP diphosphokinase RSH1, chloroplastic isoform X1, which translates to MASASSMSVSVECVNLCKFSKWDGSGRYDCSFLSCAWKAPRVLTGFLASTAHPPQCSLLSHCRNGRRSRNNSRCEVCDTRGCYSSEASEFVLLRKLIKPSMLHAACKRWRMCCSSPHSSDVFSEFSPERLWEDLKPSISYLSPKELELVHKALKLAFEAHDGQKRRSGEPFIIHPVEVARILGELELDWESVAAGLLHDTVEDTNVVTFERIEEEFGTTVRRIVEGETKVSKLGKLKYKNESDSVQDVKADDLHQMFLAMTEEVRVIIVKLADRLHNMRTLSHMPPRKQSSIAVETLQVFAPLAKLLGMYQIKSELENLSFMYTNAEDYAKVKRRVAELYKDHEKELVESGAFRCSCLEGIYLSSLLSLNQANKILMEKIENDQFLNLMTVKTEVRSVCKEPYSIYRAVLKSKGSINEINQIAQLRIIIKPKSCVGVGPLCSPQQICYHVLGLVHGVWTPIPRAVKDYIATPKPNGYQSLHTTVIPFLYESMFRIEVQIRTEEMNLIAERGIAAHYSGRVFVNGLVGRAMPNGRSSRGKTVSLSNANIALRIGWLNAIREWQEEFVGNMSSREFVDTITRDLLGSRVFVFTPRGEIKNLPKGATVIDYAYMIHTDIGNKMVAAKVNGNLVSPTHVLANAEVVEIITYDALSSKSAFQRHKQWLQHAKTRSARHKIMKFLREQAALSAAEITADTVIDFIADSEEESEAEELPDPSKASKPMWEKILMNVVGVSSPEGKNGSIWVPKVNGKHSKHVQHASLKVKGELFSEVNGVAKIIQANIPMYKEVLPGLESWQASKIASWHNHEGHSIQWFCVVCIDRRGMLAEVTTVLSVAGITICSCVAEIDGGRGMAVMLYHVEGNLECLVNACSSIDLILGVLGWSTGCSWPSSIETSQFLEC; encoded by the exons ATGGCCTCTGCTTCTTCCATGTCAG TTTCAGTAGAATGCGTAAACTTGTGTAAGTTTTCAAAGTGGGATGGGAGTGGAAGATATGATTGTAGCTTTCTATCGTGTGCGTGGAAAGCGCCGAGGGTCTTGACCGGGTTCCTTGCAAGTACAGCTCATCCACCTCAGTGTTCCTTGTTGTCTCACTGTCGAAATGGAAGAAGAAGCCGGAATAATTCT AGATGTGAAGTCTGTGATACTAGAGGTTGTTATTCTAGTGAAGCTTCGGAATTTGTTCTTCTTCGAAAACTCATAAAACCAAGCATGCTTCATGCTGCTTGTAAAAGGTGGCGCATGTGTTGTTCTTCACCCCACTCTTCAGATGTGTTCAGTGAGTTTTCTCCAGAAAGGTTGTGGGAG GATCTTAAACCTAGTATTTCATACCTTTCACCTAAAGAACTAGAATTGGTCCATAAAGCTCTTAAG CTGGCTTTTGAGGCTCATGATGGCCAAAAAAGACGCAGTGGAGAGCCCTTCATCATTCATCCCGTTGAAGTTGCTCGTATACTAGGAGAACTT GAATTGGATTGGGAGTCTGTTGCTGCTGGATTATTGCATGACACAGTTGAGGATACAAATGTTGTTACTTTTGAAAGGATAGAGGAGGAGTTTGGTACTACTGTGCGTCGCATTGTAGAAGGAGAGACTAAG GTATCTAAATTGGGAAAACTGAAGTACAAGAATGAAAGTGATTCCGTACAAGATGTAAAAGCTGATGACCTGCATCAGATGTTTCTTGCCATGACAGAGGAG GTCCGTGTTATCATTGTCAAACTAGCTGACAGATTACATAACATGCGAACTCTTTCTCACATGCCCCCACGTAAGCAG TCCAGCATAGCAGTGGAAACTTTGCAGGTCTTTGCTCCTCTAGCGAAGTTGCTTGGGATGTACCAAATCAAG TCAGAACTTGAAAATCTATCCTTCATGTACACAAATGCTGAAGATTATGCTAAAGTTAAGAGAAGAGTTGCAGAACTCTATAAAGATCACGAGAAAGAACTTGTGGAG TCAGGGGCTTTCAGGTGTTCTTGTCTTGAAGGGATTTACTTATCAAGCCTTCTCTCTTTGAATCAGGCCAACAAAATTTTGATGGAGAAGATTGAGAATGATCAGTTCTTAAACCTTATGACCGTGAAAACTGAAGTTCGCTCTGTGTGTAAGGAGCCATACAG TATCTATAGAGCTGTCCTCAAATCTAAAGGCTCTATCAATGAGATTAATCAAATTGCACAG CTTCGTATTATCATAAAACCAAAGTCGTGTGTTGGAGTTGGGCCTTTATGCAGTCCACAGCAG ATTTGCTACCATGTTCTTGGGTTGGTCCATGGAGTCTGGACCCCTATTCCTCGAGCT GTCAAAGACTATATAGCAACCCCAAAGCCTAATGGCTATCAAAGTCTCCACACAACAGTGATTCCTTTTCTGTATGAGAGCATGTTTAGGATAGAAGTTCAG ATAAGAACTGAAGAGATGAACCTTATAGCTGAAAGAGGCATTGCTGCTCATTATAGTGGGAGAGTATTTGTTAATGGTTTAGTTGGACGTGCGATGCCTAATGGCAGAAGCTCTAGAGGAAAGACTGTCTCTCTTTCCAATGCAAACATTGCTCTCAGG ATTGGCTGGCTCAATGCAATCAGAGAATGGCAAGAGGAGTTTGTGGGCAACATGAGCTCTAGGGAATTTGTTGACACTATCACTAGAGATCTGTTAGGTAGCCGTGTCTTTGTGTTTACACCAAGGGGAGAG ATTAAAAACCTACCTAAGGGGGCAACTGTTATTGACTATGCATATATGATACACACTGATATTGGCAACAAGATGGTGGCTGCAAAG GTCAATGGTAATCTTGTTTCTCCTACGCATGTGCTTGCAAATGCGGAAGTTGTGGAGATAATCACATATGAT GCACTCTCGAGCAAATCAGCTTTCCAGAGGCATAAGCAATGGTTGCAGCATGCTAAGACACGTAGTGCCAGACACAAAATTATGAAA TTTTTAAGGGAGCAAGCTGCACTATCTGCTGCTGAGATAACAGCAGATACTGTAATTGATTTCATTGCTGATTCTGAAGAGGAGAGTGAAGCAGAAGAGCTCCCAGATCCTTCCAAGGCAAGCAAACCAATGTGGGAGAAAATCCTTATGAATGTTGTGGGAGTGTCATCCCCAGAGGGAAAAAATGGAAGTATTTGGGTCCCCAAGGTCAATGGAAAACATAGTAAGCATGTGCAGCATGCAAGTTTGAAGGTTAAAGGGGAGTTATTCTCAGAGGTAAATGGTGTTGCCAAGATAATACAAGCAAACATTCCAATGTACAAAGAAGTCTTGCCTGGTTTGGAAAGTTGGCAAGCCAGCAAGATTGCCTCTTGGCACAATCATGAAGGGCACTCAATCCAATGGTTTTGTGTGGTGTGCATAGATCGAAGAG GCATGCTGGCCGAGGTCACAACAGTATTGTCAGTTGCAGGCATTACTATATGTTCTTGTGTG GCTGAGATTGATGGAGGAAGGGGAATGGCTGTCATGTTATATCATGTTGAAGGAAACCTGGAATGTTTG GTAAATGCTTGCTCAAGCATAGATCTAATTCTTGGTGTTTTGGGATGGTCTACGGGTTGCAGCTGGCCAAGCTCAATAGAAACCAGCCAATTTCTCGAGTGCTAA